One region of Termitidicoccus mucosus genomic DNA includes:
- a CDS encoding thioesterase family protein — MIHFPDTDAAGVVYFANYLSICHEAYEEALAAAGVDIARFFSDSGVVIPVSKSSADYLRPLVCGDRVSVSVRPSALTPDSFAIDYEVTRLGRDGAPSKLAAKVRTQHVCIRSDDRMRQPLPDAIAAWVNAE, encoded by the coding sequence TTGATCCATTTTCCGGATACGGACGCCGCCGGCGTGGTTTATTTCGCGAACTATCTTTCCATCTGCCACGAGGCTTACGAGGAGGCGCTGGCGGCTGCGGGCGTGGACATCGCGCGTTTTTTCTCCGACAGCGGCGTGGTCATTCCGGTTTCCAAAAGCTCCGCCGATTACCTGCGGCCTTTGGTGTGCGGCGACAGGGTGAGCGTGAGCGTGAGGCCGTCCGCGCTCACGCCGGATAGCTTTGCGATCGATTACGAAGTGACTCGGCTCGGTCGCGACGGCGCGCCGTCCAAGCTGGCCGCGAAGGTGCGCACCCAGCATGTCTGCATCCGCTCGGACGACCGGATGCGCCAGCCCCTGCCCGACGCGATTGCGGCCTGGGTGAACGCGGAATAA
- a CDS encoding metallophosphoesterase — MRLFFLLILAAFLGMCFYVGLRGWQALPKKRWMRVAWVAAFGGLTLSMLLGFFLRRSGVADTALFRWVQHAGAGWRFAIIYWFCFALFFDVLRLVDRKFRIFPAWAKEHPERARGVALVFSIVAVPVIFAWGYWHFINPATTRVAIDIAKPAGQMRALRAVVASDLHLGEIIGRERLADYVRRINALAPDIILLPGDQVDSRLAPLVRENMGEELKKLRAPLGVYAILGNHERYAGADACIAWMEAQGIRVLRDRAVKIADAFYLVGREDDRRRKSMAELLAPLDRSLPVIVLDHQPQDLDEPASAGVDLQLSGHTHGGQIWPITWIVAWMYEFHYGYGRKGDYQIYVTSGLGLWGFPARIGSKSELVDLTVNFGTK; from the coding sequence ATGCGTTTGTTTTTCCTCCTGATCCTCGCCGCGTTTCTCGGCATGTGTTTTTATGTGGGACTGCGCGGCTGGCAGGCTCTCCCGAAAAAGCGCTGGATGCGCGTCGCGTGGGTGGCGGCGTTCGGCGGGCTGACGCTTTCGATGTTGCTCGGGTTTTTCCTGCGCCGTTCCGGTGTGGCTGACACGGCGCTTTTCCGCTGGGTGCAGCACGCGGGGGCGGGATGGAGATTTGCGATCATCTATTGGTTTTGTTTTGCGCTCTTTTTCGATGTGTTGCGGCTCGTTGACCGGAAATTCCGCATTTTCCCGGCATGGGCGAAAGAGCACCCGGAGCGGGCGCGCGGCGTCGCGCTGGTATTTTCCATTGTCGCGGTGCCGGTGATTTTTGCCTGGGGGTATTGGCATTTCATCAACCCGGCCACGACGCGCGTGGCGATCGACATCGCGAAACCGGCGGGGCAGATGCGCGCGTTGCGCGCGGTCGTCGCGTCCGACCTGCATCTGGGCGAGATCATCGGGCGCGAACGGCTGGCCGACTATGTGCGCCGCATCAATGCGCTCGCCCCCGACATCATCCTGCTGCCCGGCGACCAGGTGGACAGCCGCCTCGCCCCGCTCGTCCGTGAAAACATGGGCGAGGAATTGAAAAAACTGCGCGCGCCGCTCGGGGTTTACGCCATCCTCGGCAATCACGAGCGTTATGCGGGGGCGGATGCCTGCATCGCGTGGATGGAGGCGCAGGGCATCCGGGTGTTGCGCGACCGGGCGGTGAAGATCGCGGACGCATTTTACCTCGTCGGGCGCGAGGATGATCGTCGTCGCAAAAGCATGGCCGAGCTGCTCGCGCCGCTTGACCGCTCGCTGCCGGTCATCGTGCTCGACCATCAACCCCAAGACCTCGACGAACCGGCGTCGGCAGGCGTGGACTTGCAGTTGTCGGGGCACACGCACGGCGGCCAGATCTGGCCGATCACATGGATCGTGGCGTGGATGTATGAGTTTCATTACGGCTACGGGCGCAAGGGCGACTACCAGATTTACGTGACCTCGGGGCTGGGGTTGTGGGGTTTCCCCGCGCGCATCGGCAGCAAGTCGGAGCTGGTGGATTTGACGGTGAACTTCGGGACGAAATAA